One stretch of Caballeronia sp. Lep1P3 DNA includes these proteins:
- a CDS encoding ParB/RepB/Spo0J family partition protein — protein sequence MGIGDRLLAKTANVGNKPGDGSPRPTNTEPRTSPGRLMDAQHRINTAQARIKELEAQLEERAALEVPLDALVEVHGRRRKLTSEQFQELKSNLAQHALATPILVRALAGDRYEIVAGHNRVAAYRELGRSTIRANVASIEEGEIEFAAFFSNLLSPSLTDFEKYWNFKRLQELSGLSRTEISESAGLSKSHVSRIFSFDALPDAAKEALAQRPERLGSNAAQKLAALAEAGKGEKVVEAVRRLIDDESFTQDKAVAMASEKPKTTAPSATVVRSGRRKVCEVTARNGVVGVRFFDKDAGDADTWSQRIADFISKSISETENE from the coding sequence ATGGGCATCGGCGACAGACTGCTCGCGAAGACCGCGAACGTCGGCAACAAACCGGGCGATGGTTCGCCGCGGCCAACGAACACGGAGCCGCGGACATCACCCGGAAGGTTGATGGACGCGCAGCATCGGATCAATACGGCGCAGGCTCGAATCAAGGAACTTGAAGCTCAACTGGAAGAAAGGGCGGCACTCGAAGTGCCGCTCGACGCGCTTGTGGAGGTCCACGGCAGGCGACGGAAGCTGACCAGCGAACAGTTTCAGGAACTGAAGAGCAATCTCGCTCAGCACGCGCTCGCAACCCCGATCCTTGTGCGGGCTCTTGCTGGCGATCGATACGAGATCGTCGCCGGGCACAACCGTGTGGCGGCGTATCGCGAACTGGGCCGCAGCACGATTCGCGCGAACGTCGCCTCGATAGAAGAAGGGGAGATCGAGTTCGCAGCGTTCTTTTCCAACCTGCTTTCGCCGTCTCTTACCGACTTCGAGAAGTATTGGAACTTCAAGCGCCTTCAGGAATTGAGCGGCTTGTCCCGCACCGAGATTTCGGAGAGCGCCGGACTCAGCAAAAGCCACGTGTCGAGAATCTTCTCGTTCGACGCACTGCCGGACGCTGCAAAGGAGGCGCTGGCACAAAGGCCAGAGCGACTAGGCAGCAATGCCGCGCAGAAGCTGGCGGCGCTCGCCGAGGCAGGGAAGGGCGAAAAAGTAGTGGAAGCGGTCCGCCGCCTGATCGACGACGAAAGCTTCACGCAGGACAAAGCGGTCGCCATGGCTTCGGAGAAGCCCAAGACTACGGCGCCGAGCGCGACGGTGGTCAGATCAGGGCGCCGAAAGGTCTGCGAAGTGACGGCTCGGAACGGCGTGGTTGGCGTCCGATTTTTCGACAAGGATGCTGGCGACGCGGACACCTGGAGTCAGCGCATAGCCGACTTCATCAGCAAGTCGATTAGCGAAACAGAGAATGAATAG
- a CDS encoding ParA family protein gives MLSARLPEVDQTVSIETLLGVAAQATDILNQIRDAMLEPYPRKSAPTFTSAQVASLCGLDKQRFQYLTTKGELPAGTSKGAGRSKEFTLEETLTWIRSTKERARRPDGKRGRIVTVANFKGGVAKTTTAVSAAQALTLLGRRVLVIDCDPQGTTTQLCGWAPDAEISDDQTLLPLIYGDQPSLHYAVQETYWHNLDLIPASSSLFDAEFEIPAKVLNDSTFEFWEILRKGLMPLTDEYDAVVIDTPPALSYLTINALLASDAILLPCPPEALDFASSTQFWHLFADIAKKLPGVLEQKRFDFVNVILTKAKSDDVSRVVRGWLQKAYGDRVLPFEIPESTVPKGASAQLSTVYDLSKPDGSTAAYNRFKEPLDRLAEHLDAQFVRAWNQTEA, from the coding sequence ATGTTAAGCGCTCGGCTTCCCGAAGTCGATCAGACCGTTTCGATCGAAACGCTCTTGGGGGTGGCCGCCCAAGCCACTGACATTCTCAATCAGATCCGCGATGCGATGCTGGAGCCGTATCCCCGCAAGAGCGCGCCGACGTTCACGAGCGCTCAGGTCGCGTCGCTGTGCGGGCTCGACAAGCAGCGCTTCCAGTATCTGACGACCAAAGGCGAACTGCCCGCCGGGACTTCCAAGGGCGCCGGGCGCAGCAAGGAATTCACGCTCGAGGAAACCCTTACGTGGATCCGTTCCACGAAGGAACGCGCGCGCCGGCCGGACGGCAAGCGTGGGCGCATCGTCACGGTGGCCAACTTCAAGGGCGGCGTCGCGAAGACGACGACGGCCGTATCCGCTGCGCAGGCGCTGACGCTTCTCGGGCGCCGCGTGCTGGTGATCGATTGTGATCCGCAAGGCACGACCACGCAGCTTTGCGGCTGGGCGCCGGACGCCGAGATTTCCGACGATCAGACACTCCTTCCGCTCATTTACGGCGACCAGCCTTCCCTGCACTATGCCGTGCAGGAGACTTACTGGCACAACCTCGACCTCATCCCGGCGTCGTCCTCTCTGTTCGACGCGGAGTTCGAGATCCCCGCGAAGGTGCTGAACGATAGCACCTTCGAGTTCTGGGAAATTCTGCGCAAGGGGTTGATGCCGTTGACGGACGAGTACGACGCCGTCGTCATCGATACGCCGCCCGCGTTGAGTTATCTGACCATCAACGCGCTGCTGGCGTCGGACGCCATTCTGCTGCCCTGCCCGCCCGAAGCGCTGGATTTCGCCAGCTCGACGCAGTTCTGGCATCTGTTCGCGGACATCGCGAAGAAGCTGCCTGGCGTGCTGGAGCAAAAGCGATTCGATTTCGTCAACGTGATCCTGACGAAGGCCAAGTCGGACGACGTGTCCCGCGTCGTGCGCGGATGGTTGCAAAAGGCTTACGGCGATCGCGTGCTTCCGTTCGAGATCCCGGAGTCCACAGTGCCGAAGGGTGCGTCCGCCCAGCTCTCTACGGTCTACGACTTGTCGAAACCCGACGGAAGCACGGCTGCGTATAACCGATTCAAAGAGCCGCTTGACCGGCTCGCGGAACATCTCGACGCGCAATTCGTCCGCGCGTGGAATCAGACGGAGGCATAA
- a CDS encoding phage integrase family protein codes for MHASYGDSGADVRSTRRLIAALRDTLSVMARRAQDIDAAHLLRLRPGSIPSDAASPVTPVPTLEEFRERVDPESVYGESELLALYQEAFAAIASAPLDRRTARNIRLRRRQADALARMEASLVQDPRPQHPVDGWFEPAVSARLAAAGIGTIGDLIALVERRRHRWYTAVPRLGPKGAQRIVDWLQLHASALQHTVSPAALVPRRQWKGEASRKMIDGGTLAVAPLESLRVPSALDGSKGTNRAPPGSACRFDTDIRAIAAWLDARSASDHTRRAYRREAERLLLWALVERQKPLSSLDPADCTEYVNVFLADPRPAARWVAKGRVERCVATWRPFAGPLSDRSRESARAILNAMCEWFVASDYLATNPFSTLERPATPPIFDAPARTLDFEQWRCVFESVTRPNYTFAEHRDRLALLLAYATGLRRAELAAATTDALSVGRLAGVGDPVWRLSVGPARTGGQARTVLLPPAVVEALQENLAMRSFPDALACPVGTPILAQARGGHAITPDGIGRLFKDVFAQAAALSEAKNPGSGRSLARASTHWLRHTHSAHALAHGAPIAQVGKGLGHADLSTTALYLKRYDPPSLLGVEQLIRRALATEKGSESA; via the coding sequence TTGCACGCGTCCTACGGCGATTCCGGCGCCGATGTCCGCAGCACGCGCCGACTGATCGCCGCGCTGCGCGACACGCTTTCGGTCATGGCGCGCCGGGCGCAGGACATCGATGCGGCGCATCTGCTTCGGCTGCGTCCCGGCAGCATTCCGTCGGACGCGGCGAGTCCGGTAACGCCGGTGCCTACGCTCGAGGAATTCCGCGAACGCGTCGATCCGGAGAGCGTGTACGGCGAATCCGAACTGCTTGCGCTCTATCAGGAGGCGTTTGCCGCGATCGCATCGGCGCCGCTGGACCGGCGCACCGCGCGCAACATCCGGTTGCGGCGGCGTCAGGCGGACGCGCTTGCTCGCATGGAAGCGAGCCTCGTTCAGGATCCGAGGCCGCAGCATCCGGTCGACGGATGGTTCGAGCCGGCCGTCAGCGCGCGGCTGGCGGCAGCGGGAATCGGCACGATTGGCGATCTGATCGCGTTGGTCGAGCGACGGCGTCATCGCTGGTACACGGCCGTGCCGCGACTCGGTCCGAAGGGCGCGCAGCGGATCGTCGACTGGCTGCAACTGCACGCGAGCGCGCTCCAGCACACGGTCTCGCCGGCCGCGCTCGTCCCGCGTCGGCAATGGAAAGGCGAGGCGTCGCGAAAAATGATCGATGGAGGTACGCTCGCCGTCGCGCCGCTGGAATCGCTGCGGGTGCCGTCGGCGCTGGATGGGTCGAAAGGAACGAATCGCGCCCCGCCCGGCTCGGCGTGCCGCTTCGACACCGACATTCGTGCGATTGCGGCCTGGCTCGACGCGCGCTCCGCGAGCGATCACACCCGGCGCGCTTATCGGCGGGAGGCCGAGCGGCTGCTGCTTTGGGCGCTCGTCGAAAGACAAAAGCCGCTTTCCTCGCTCGATCCCGCCGATTGCACCGAGTACGTCAACGTCTTTCTCGCCGATCCCCGGCCGGCGGCCCGGTGGGTGGCCAAGGGCCGCGTCGAACGGTGCGTCGCGACGTGGCGACCGTTCGCCGGACCGCTATCGGATCGCAGCCGGGAGTCCGCGCGGGCCATTCTGAACGCGATGTGCGAGTGGTTCGTCGCGAGCGACTACCTGGCGACGAACCCGTTTTCGACGCTCGAGCGCCCCGCGACGCCGCCGATTTTCGACGCTCCAGCGCGCACGCTCGACTTCGAGCAGTGGCGATGCGTCTTCGAATCGGTAACGCGCCCGAATTACACGTTTGCCGAACATCGCGACCGCCTGGCACTGTTGCTGGCTTATGCCACTGGTTTGCGCCGGGCGGAACTGGCCGCCGCAACGACGGACGCGCTGTCGGTCGGGCGACTAGCGGGCGTCGGCGATCCGGTCTGGCGGCTAAGCGTTGGTCCGGCGAGAACCGGTGGACAGGCGCGCACGGTGCTGTTGCCGCCCGCCGTCGTCGAAGCGTTGCAGGAGAATCTCGCAATGCGCAGTTTCCCCGACGCCCTCGCCTGCCCTGTCGGCACCCCGATTCTGGCGCAGGCTCGAGGCGGACACGCGATCACGCCCGATGGCATCGGCCGGCTTTTCAAGGACGTGTTCGCGCAGGCAGCGGCTCTTTCCGAGGCAAAAAATCCGGGGTCCGGCCGCAGTCTTGCGCGCGCGAGCACCCATTGGTTGCGGCACACGCACTCGGCGCACGCGCTGGCGCACGGCGCGCCCATCGCGCAAGTGGGCAAAGGCCTGGGTCACGCCGATCTGTCGACCACCGCGCTGTACCTGAAGCGCTATGATCCGCCGAGTTTACTCGGCGTGGAGCAGTTGATCCGACGCGCGTTGGCAACTGAGAAGGGATCGGAATCGGCCTAA
- a CDS encoding Nramp family divalent metal transporter produces MRDSRRPAYKRPAQDEHRPSLPEVYASVRVPVGAGWLRRFLAFAGPGYMISVGYMDPGNWATDIAGGSRFGYSLLAVILLSNLMAILLQALAVRLGVATGRDLAQACRDHYSKPVNIALWLACETAIIACDLAEVIGTAIALQLLFGIPMIAGALITALDAFLLLLLVNKGFRFLEAFVIALLIVIATCFALQIAAAAPPIANVLRGFVPSPRIAADREMLYVAIGILGATVMPHNLYLHSSVVQTRAYGQSTEARRDAIRWATIDSTLALTLALFVNAAILIVAAAVFHASGHDDVAEIGDAFRLLSPLLGLGIASTLFAVALLASGLNSTVTATLAGQIVMEGFLRLRLPNWARRLVTRGIAVVPVVAVAAVYGEKGTAQLLVLSQVILSMQLPFAVVPLVRFVSDRRKMGVFAIGRWLAVLAWFVAGAIVVLNVKLLADTLLP; encoded by the coding sequence ATGCGCGATTCCCGACGCCCCGCGTACAAACGGCCAGCGCAGGACGAGCATCGCCCGAGTCTGCCGGAAGTCTACGCGTCGGTGCGGGTGCCGGTCGGCGCGGGATGGCTTCGGCGCTTTCTCGCGTTCGCCGGTCCCGGCTACATGATTTCGGTCGGGTACATGGACCCGGGCAACTGGGCGACCGACATCGCGGGCGGATCGCGGTTCGGCTATTCGTTGCTCGCCGTCATCCTTCTTTCGAATCTGATGGCGATTTTGCTGCAGGCGCTCGCGGTGCGCCTCGGCGTCGCGACCGGCCGCGACCTCGCCCAAGCATGCCGCGATCACTACTCGAAGCCGGTCAACATCGCGCTGTGGCTCGCGTGCGAAACGGCGATCATCGCCTGCGACCTCGCCGAAGTCATCGGCACGGCGATCGCGCTGCAATTACTGTTCGGCATTCCGATGATCGCCGGCGCGCTCATCACCGCGCTCGATGCGTTTCTGCTGCTGCTTCTCGTCAACAAGGGCTTCCGGTTCCTCGAAGCCTTCGTGATCGCGCTTCTCATCGTGATCGCGACGTGCTTCGCCCTGCAGATCGCCGCCGCCGCGCCGCCCATCGCAAATGTGCTGCGCGGCTTCGTGCCATCGCCGAGAATCGCCGCCGACCGCGAGATGCTTTACGTGGCGATCGGCATCCTCGGCGCTACCGTGATGCCGCACAACCTCTACCTGCACTCGTCCGTGGTCCAGACCCGCGCATACGGACAGTCGACCGAAGCGCGGCGCGACGCGATCCGCTGGGCCACCATCGACAGCACGCTCGCGCTGACGCTCGCGCTCTTCGTCAATGCCGCGATCCTGATCGTCGCGGCGGCTGTCTTTCACGCGAGCGGCCACGACGACGTCGCGGAGATCGGCGACGCGTTCCGGCTTTTGTCGCCGCTGCTCGGTCTCGGGATCGCGTCGACGCTCTTCGCGGTGGCGCTGCTCGCGTCGGGCCTGAACTCGACCGTGACCGCGACACTCGCCGGCCAGATCGTGATGGAAGGCTTTCTCCGGCTGCGCCTGCCGAACTGGGCGCGGCGCCTCGTCACGCGCGGCATCGCCGTCGTGCCGGTCGTGGCGGTGGCCGCCGTCTACGGCGAAAAGGGCACAGCGCAATTGCTGGTGCTCAGTCAGGTGATCCTTTCGATGCAACTCCCGTTCGCCGTCGTCCCGCTCGTGCGATTCGTTTCCGACCGCCGGAAAATGGGCGTCTTCGCGATCGGCCGATGGCTCGCCGTGCTCGCGTGGTTCGTGGCGGGCGCGATCGTCGTATTGAACGTGAAGCTGCTTGCCGATACCCTTCTTCCGTGA
- a CDS encoding cytochrome P450/oxidoreductase has translation MTYVADDDRAPRCPFHADAPAATLAPNGCPVSASAAEFDPFGDGYQQDPPEYVRWAREQEPVFYSPKLGYWVVTRYDDIKAIFRDNLTFSPSIALEKITPTGPEANAVLASYGFALNRTLVNEDEPAHMPRRRALMDPFTPEALAHHEPMVRALTREYVDRFIDDGRADLVDQMLWEVPLTVALHFLGVPEEDMDTLREYSIAHTVNTWGRPKPEEQVAVAHAVGKFWQYAGKVLQKMREDPSGPGWMQYGIRKQKELPDVVTDSYLHSMMMAGIVAAHETTANASANAIKLLLQHPDAWRDICEDPSLIPNAVEECLRHNGSVAAWRRLATKDVTIGGIDIPAGSKLLIVTSSANHDQHRFADADFFDIRRENASDQLTFGYGAHQCMGKNLARMEMQIFLDELTRRLPHMRLSDQRFTYVPNTSFRGPEHLYVQWDPAMNPERADPSVRAPRATVRLGEPSSHAVSRAVIVDSVSACADRIVRVRLVAADGRALPRWTPGSHIDVICGDSGLSRQYSLCGDPADRAAFEIAVLRETASRGGSAWVHDNVRPGAHWRIRGPRNHFRLDETARKLILIAGGIGITPISAMARRARERAIDYEVHYSGRTRASMALLDEMRALHGERLRVYVSEEGARNDFAALTVAEGTQVYACGPARMLDALTAASAAWPDDALKIEHFESTLGSLDPDKEHPFEVELKDSGLTLTVGADQTLLAALRRANVDIQSDCEEGLCGSCEVRVLDGEIDHRDLVLTRGERQSNQRMMACCSRAKGIKLVLAI, from the coding sequence ATGACCTACGTGGCCGACGACGACCGCGCGCCCCGCTGTCCCTTTCATGCCGACGCGCCGGCCGCGACGCTCGCGCCCAACGGCTGTCCGGTGAGCGCGAGCGCCGCCGAGTTCGACCCTTTCGGGGACGGCTATCAGCAAGACCCGCCCGAATACGTGCGCTGGGCGCGCGAGCAGGAACCGGTGTTCTACAGTCCGAAGCTCGGCTACTGGGTCGTCACCCGTTACGACGACATCAAGGCGATCTTTCGCGACAACCTCACGTTCAGCCCGTCGATCGCGCTGGAAAAGATCACGCCGACCGGCCCGGAAGCGAACGCGGTGCTCGCGTCCTACGGCTTCGCGCTGAACCGCACGCTCGTCAACGAAGACGAGCCCGCGCACATGCCGCGCCGCCGCGCGCTGATGGACCCGTTCACGCCCGAGGCGCTTGCGCATCACGAACCGATGGTGCGCGCGCTCACGCGCGAGTACGTCGATCGTTTTATCGACGATGGCCGCGCCGATCTCGTCGACCAGATGTTATGGGAAGTGCCGCTCACCGTCGCGCTGCATTTTCTCGGCGTGCCGGAGGAAGACATGGACACGCTGCGCGAATACTCGATCGCGCATACCGTGAACACCTGGGGCCGGCCGAAGCCCGAGGAACAGGTCGCGGTCGCGCACGCGGTCGGCAAGTTCTGGCAGTACGCGGGCAAGGTGCTGCAGAAGATGCGCGAAGACCCGTCCGGCCCCGGCTGGATGCAGTACGGCATCCGCAAGCAGAAGGAACTGCCGGACGTCGTGACGGATTCGTATCTCCATTCGATGATGATGGCGGGCATCGTCGCCGCGCATGAGACCACGGCGAACGCGTCGGCCAACGCGATCAAGCTGCTGCTGCAACACCCGGATGCCTGGCGCGACATCTGCGAGGACCCGAGCCTCATCCCGAACGCGGTCGAGGAGTGCCTGCGGCATAACGGATCGGTCGCGGCGTGGCGGCGTCTCGCGACGAAAGACGTGACCATCGGCGGCATCGACATTCCCGCCGGCTCGAAGCTGCTGATCGTGACGTCGTCGGCGAACCACGATCAGCACCGCTTCGCCGACGCCGACTTCTTCGACATTCGCCGCGAGAACGCGAGCGATCAACTGACCTTCGGCTACGGCGCGCATCAGTGCATGGGCAAGAATCTCGCGCGCATGGAGATGCAGATTTTTCTCGACGAACTCACGCGCCGGCTGCCGCACATGCGTCTTTCCGATCAGCGCTTCACCTATGTGCCGAACACGTCGTTTCGCGGGCCGGAGCATCTTTATGTGCAATGGGACCCGGCGATGAACCCGGAACGCGCCGATCCCTCCGTGCGCGCGCCACGCGCGACGGTGCGTCTCGGCGAGCCGTCGTCGCATGCGGTGAGCCGCGCAGTGATCGTCGATTCGGTGTCCGCGTGCGCGGATCGCATCGTGCGCGTGCGACTCGTCGCAGCCGACGGACGCGCGCTGCCGCGCTGGACGCCTGGCTCGCATATCGACGTGATCTGCGGCGATAGCGGACTGTCGCGCCAGTATTCCCTCTGCGGCGACCCGGCGGACCGCGCCGCGTTCGAGATCGCCGTCTTGCGCGAGACCGCAAGCCGAGGCGGTTCGGCATGGGTCCACGACAACGTGCGGCCCGGCGCGCACTGGCGCATCCGCGGCCCGCGCAACCACTTCCGGCTCGACGAAACCGCGCGCAAGCTGATTCTGATCGCGGGCGGCATCGGCATCACGCCGATCAGCGCGATGGCGCGCCGTGCGCGGGAGCGCGCGATCGACTACGAAGTGCATTACAGCGGGCGGACGCGCGCATCGATGGCGCTGCTCGATGAAATGCGCGCCCTGCACGGCGAGCGCCTGCGTGTGTACGTGTCGGAGGAGGGCGCGCGCAACGACTTCGCCGCGCTCACCGTCGCTGAAGGCACGCAGGTCTACGCGTGCGGACCGGCGCGCATGCTCGATGCGCTCACGGCGGCCAGCGCCGCCTGGCCCGACGACGCGTTGAAGATCGAGCACTTCGAATCGACGCTCGGCTCGCTCGATCCCGACAAGGAACATCCCTTCGAGGTCGAACTGAAGGATTCGGGACTGACGCTGACCGTCGGCGCCGATCAGACGCTCCTTGCCGCGCTGCGCCGCGCGAACGTCGATATCCAGAGCGATTGCGAAGAGGGATTATGCGGCTCGTGCGAAGTTAGGGTTCTCGACGGCGAGATCGATCATCGCGATCTCGTATTGACGAGGGGCGAGCGGCAGTCGAATCAGCGAATGATGGCGTGCTGCTCTCGCGCGAAAGGTATCAAACTGGTACTGGCGATTTGA
- a CDS encoding acetyl-CoA C-acetyltransferase: MTDVVIVSAARTAVGKFGGSLANIAAPELGATVIRAVLERAGVKPEQVSEVILGQVLTAGSGQNPARQSVIKAGLPDMVPGMTINKVCGSGLKAVMLAANAIIAGDSEIVVAGGQENMSAAPHVLPGSRDGFRMGDAKLIDSMIVDGLWDVYNNYHMGTTAENVAKEFGITREAQDAFAALSQNKAERAQKEGRFSDEIVPVAIPQRKGEPLQFATDEFVRHGVTAEALSGLKPAFSKEGTVTAANASGINDGAAAVVVMSAKKAEALGLTPLARIKAYASAGVDPKIMGMGPVPASKRCLERAGWSVNDLDLMEINEAFAAQALAVHKQMGWDQEKINVNGGAIAIGHPIGASGCRILVTLLHEMQKRDAKKGLASLCIGGGMGVALALERP; the protein is encoded by the coding sequence ATGACTGACGTAGTGATCGTATCGGCCGCGCGTACAGCGGTCGGCAAGTTCGGCGGTTCGCTCGCGAACATCGCGGCGCCGGAACTGGGCGCGACGGTGATTCGCGCGGTGCTCGAGCGCGCGGGCGTGAAGCCCGAGCAGGTGAGCGAGGTCATCCTGGGACAGGTGCTGACGGCGGGCTCGGGCCAGAACCCGGCGCGTCAGTCGGTCATCAAGGCTGGTTTGCCCGACATGGTGCCGGGCATGACCATCAACAAGGTTTGCGGTTCGGGCCTCAAGGCGGTGATGCTTGCCGCGAACGCGATCATCGCGGGCGATTCGGAGATCGTCGTCGCGGGCGGTCAGGAGAACATGAGCGCGGCGCCGCATGTGCTGCCCGGCTCGCGCGACGGCTTCCGCATGGGCGATGCAAAACTGATCGACTCGATGATCGTCGATGGCCTGTGGGACGTCTATAACAACTACCACATGGGCACGACGGCGGAAAACGTCGCGAAGGAATTCGGCATCACGCGCGAAGCACAGGACGCGTTCGCGGCGCTGTCGCAGAACAAGGCCGAGCGCGCGCAGAAGGAGGGGCGTTTCAGCGACGAGATCGTGCCGGTCGCGATTCCCCAGCGCAAGGGCGAGCCGCTGCAATTCGCCACCGACGAATTCGTGCGCCACGGCGTCACCGCCGAAGCGCTCTCGGGCCTGAAGCCCGCGTTCTCGAAGGAAGGCACGGTGACGGCGGCCAACGCGTCGGGCATCAACGATGGCGCGGCGGCGGTCGTCGTGATGTCGGCGAAGAAGGCCGAAGCGCTCGGGCTCACGCCGCTCGCGCGCATCAAGGCGTATGCGAGCGCGGGCGTCGATCCGAAGATCATGGGCATGGGGCCGGTGCCGGCATCGAAGCGCTGTCTGGAACGCGCGGGCTGGAGCGTGAACGATCTCGATCTGATGGAGATCAACGAGGCGTTCGCTGCGCAGGCGCTCGCCGTGCACAAGCAGATGGGCTGGGATCAAGAGAAGATCAACGTGAACGGCGGGGCGATCGCGATCGGTCATCCGATCGGCGCATCGGGCTGCCGCATCCTCGTCACGCTGCTGCACGAGATGCAAAAGCGCGATGCGAAGAAGGGCCTCGCGTCGCTGTGCATCGGCGGCGGCATGGGCGTCGCGCTGGCGCTCGAGCGTCCGTAA
- the phbB gene encoding acetoacetyl-CoA reductase yields MTKRIAVVTGGMGGLGESIAMKLNDAGYAVVVTHSPGNTIVSEWLASMDRQGYNFRAYPVDVADYDASQHCIAKIQREVGPIDILVNNAGITQDTTFKKMTKVNWDAVLRTNLDSVFNMTKPVCEEMVARGWGRIVNISSVNGSKGQIGQTNYAAAKAGMHGFTKSLALEVARKGVTVNTISPGYLATKMVTAIPQDILDSKILPQIPAGRLGKPEEVAALVAFLCSDDAGFVTGSNIAINGGQHMH; encoded by the coding sequence ATGACTAAGCGAATCGCAGTGGTAACGGGCGGCATGGGCGGCCTCGGAGAATCCATCGCCATGAAGCTGAACGACGCCGGCTATGCCGTGGTCGTCACGCATTCGCCCGGCAACACCATCGTGTCGGAGTGGCTCGCGAGCATGGACCGCCAGGGGTATAACTTTCGCGCGTACCCGGTCGATGTCGCGGATTACGACGCGAGCCAGCACTGCATCGCGAAGATTCAGCGCGAAGTCGGACCGATCGACATTCTCGTGAACAACGCGGGCATCACGCAGGACACGACCTTCAAGAAGATGACGAAGGTGAACTGGGATGCCGTGCTGCGCACCAATCTCGACTCCGTCTTCAACATGACGAAGCCGGTGTGCGAAGAGATGGTCGCGCGCGGCTGGGGCCGCATCGTCAATATTTCGTCGGTGAATGGATCGAAAGGGCAGATCGGTCAGACCAACTATGCGGCGGCGAAAGCGGGCATGCACGGCTTCACGAAGTCGCTCGCGCTGGAAGTCGCGCGCAAGGGCGTGACCGTGAACACCATTTCGCCGGGCTACCTCGCGACCAAGATGGTGACCGCGATCCCGCAGGACATCCTCGATTCGAAGATCCTGCCGCAGATTCCCGCGGGCCGGCTCGGCAAGCCGGAAGAAGTGGCCGCGCTCGTCGCGTTCCTGTGCTCGGACGATGCGGGCTTCGTGACCGGTTCGAATATCGCGATCAACGGCGGTCAGCACATGCATTGA
- a CDS encoding isochorismatase family protein, translated as MNHETKEATYARQGFGHAFDIEGKTGLLIVDFVNGFADPAIFGGGNIAEAIARTVPLLHAAREMRWPVAHSRIVYADDDSDANVFSLKVPGMLTLKEHANASAIVPQLTPEKGELVVRKNVPSAFFGTSLAPWLSMHGVRTLVVAGAVTSGCVRASVVDAMQYGFRPVVLSDCVGDRALAPHDANLFDMAQKYAAVMRSDELLARVRG; from the coding sequence ATGAATCACGAAACGAAGGAAGCCACTTACGCGCGTCAGGGCTTCGGACACGCATTCGACATCGAGGGAAAGACCGGTCTCCTGATCGTCGATTTCGTCAATGGCTTTGCCGACCCCGCGATCTTCGGCGGCGGCAACATCGCCGAGGCGATTGCGCGCACCGTGCCGCTGCTTCACGCGGCGCGCGAGATGCGCTGGCCGGTCGCGCATAGCCGCATCGTCTACGCGGACGACGATTCGGATGCGAACGTCTTTTCGCTCAAGGTGCCGGGCATGCTGACGCTGAAGGAGCACGCGAACGCGAGCGCAATCGTGCCGCAACTCACGCCTGAGAAGGGCGAACTCGTCGTGCGCAAGAACGTTCCGTCGGCGTTCTTCGGCACGTCGCTCGCGCCGTGGCTTTCGATGCATGGCGTGCGGACGCTCGTCGTCGCCGGCGCGGTCACGAGCGGATGCGTGCGCGCGAGCGTCGTCGATGCGATGCAGTACGGCTTTCGTCCGGTCGTGTTGTCCGATTGCGTGGGCGACCGCGCACTGGCCCCGCACGATGCGAATCTCTTCGACATGGCGCAGAAGTACGCGGCCGTGATGCGCTCGGACGAACTGCTCGCGCGCGTTCGCGGCTAG